From the Pomacea canaliculata isolate SZHN2017 linkage group LG4, ASM307304v1, whole genome shotgun sequence genome, one window contains:
- the LOC112561264 gene encoding uncharacterized protein LOC112561264, giving the protein MSRHSREVRENKRKVVVVVSLCPSHRRRDYITMMSLMRMALLLLSSWLVCHSIVSTVPAVSSATRIYSRRHSSAHRDRRDAVPLQDEDYSRISADYEANSQELPGEAPQSRSPSARSRLSRDPARQMGIEVQVRDDEGDTDYQVAHAGSVDPRLLDRPSPDWDPARMGSSSPTISSHYDNSVTPAGFVDPRGPNRPSPVWDTARMGSSSPTTSSLFDNSGEAPQSRSLSERSRLTRDPARQTDIEVQIRDAGGDINYRAAHAGSIDPRRLNRPSRYWDTPSKGSSSPTSSSHYDNSGYVTGHSSLRDPRRRNRPQRYWDNQGMGSPTNTDEDSRRPSSP; this is encoded by the exons ATGTCACGACACTCGCGGGAAGTgcgagagaataaaagaaaggttgtcgtcgtcgtcagtcTGTGTCCGTCACATCGACGCAGAGACTACATCACCATGATGTCCCTGATGAGGATGGCGCTGCTGCTCCTGTCGTCCTGGCTCGTCTGCCACTCCATCGTCAGCACCGTCCCTGCTGTCTCCTCAGCCACCCGCATCTACAGTCGCAGGCACTCGTCCGCACACCGAGACCGCCGTGATGCTGTCCCGTTACAAGATGAGGACTACTCAAGGATCTCCGCTGACTACGAAGCAAATTCTCAAGAGTTGCCAG GTGAGGCTCCCCAAAGCCGTTCTCCATCTGCACGATCCCGACTTAGCAGGGACCCCGCTCGTCAGATGGGCATTGAAGTCCAAGTCCGAGATGATGAAGGAGACACAGACTACCAGG TTGCTCACGCGGGTTCAGTCGACCCTCGACTGCTTGACAGACCTTCCCCGGACTGGGATCCCGCCAGGATGGGAAGTTCGTCACCTACCATTTCGTCTCATTATGATAACAGCG TTACTCCCGCGGGTTTTGTCGACCCTCGAGGGCCTAACAGACCTTCCCCTGTCTGGGATACCGCCAGGATGGGAAGTTCGTCACCTACCACTTCATCTCTGTTTGATAACAGCG GTGAGGCTCCCCAAAGCCGTTCTCTGTCTGAACGATCCCGACTTACCAGGGACCCCGCTCGTCAGACGGACATTGAAGTCCAAATCCGAGATGCTGGAGGAGACATAAACTACCGGG CTGCTCACGCGGGTTCAATCGACCCTCGACGTCTTAACAGACCCTCCAGGTACTGGGATACCCCCAGCAAGGGAAGTTCGTCACCTACCAGTTCCTCTCATTATGATAATAGCG GATACGTCACTGGTCACTCGAGTTTACGCGACCCTCGACGACGTAACAGACCTCAACGTTACTGGGACAACCAAGGGATGGGAAGCCCGACTAACACCG ATGAGGATTCCCGTCGGCCATCTTCCCCCTAG
- the LOC112563274 gene encoding transmembrane protein 120B-like, which produces MSYGDFRTCLEDWEDLEKEFTHLEEDHKQYVKALEQMNVAQKKCLAGIAHQRYRLRRITESLKKCSKSLTPEQQAQAEELQQKMKDRKDAFHEMEECLPHKNGVYLSIILGQVSVSLLDKADKYRYKQEYEKFKLTVTYVIMCQALFLTFFSGYRAFDAILNFLLVWYYCTLTIRESILTVNGSRIKGWWLTHHFISTVCAGISLIWPDGETYQKFRMQFVLFTLYLSIVYVLQYYYQSGCLYRLRCLGQSHTMDITVEGFMSWMWKGLAFLLPFLFFGYFFQLYNAYTLLRLSISSGYREWQVLALAIIHILLFMGNFLTTLKVIRQKVKADRKMKLLEKKYKFNNHVHIKNL; this is translated from the exons ATGTCCTACGGCGATTTTCGAACCTGTCTCGAAGACTGGGAAGACTTAGAAAAGGAGTTTACACATTTGGAG GAAGACCATAAGCAATATGTTAAAGCTTTAGAGCAGATGAATGTTGCCcagaaaaaatgtcttgctgGTATTGCACATCAACGCTACAGACTTCGACGTATAACAGAATCACTGAAAAA ATGCTCCAAAAGTCTGACTCCCGAGCAGCAGGCACAAGCAGAAGAACTGCAGCAAAAGATGAAGGATCGCAAAGATGCCTTCCATGAAATGGAAGAATGCCTTCCTCACAAAAATGG TGTCTACTTGAGCATAATATTGGGACAAGTCAGTGTATCTCTGCTTGACAAGGCTGACAA ATACCGCTATAAACAAGAGTATGAAAAGTTCAAGTTGACTGTTACCTATGTCATCATGTGCCAAGctttatttctgacttttttcaGTGGATACAG AGCTTTTGATGCCATACTAAACTTTCTGCTTGTTTGGTACTATTGTACACTCACCATCCGAGAGAGTATCCTGACTGTCAATGGGTCCAG AATAAAAGGATGGTGGTTGACACATCATTTCATTTCCACTGTCTGTGCAGGAATCAGCTTGATttg GCCTGATGGTGAAACTTACCAGAAGTTCCGCATGCAGTTTGTCTTGTTTACACTGTATCTCA gcaTTGTTTATGTGCTGCAGTACTACTACCAGTCGGGCTGCTTATACCGCCTCCGCTGTCTAGGACAGAGCCATACCATGGACATTACTGTTG AAGGCTTCATGTCCTGGATGTGGAAGGGCCTTGCTTTTCTCTTGCCCTTCCTTTTCTTTGGCTAT TTCTTTCAGTTGTATAATGCTTACACATTGCTGCGATTATCAATTTCATCTGGCTACAGAGAATGGCAG GTCCTTGCACTGGCCATCATTCACATCCTGCTCTTCATGGGGAATTTTCTAACAACATTGAAGGTCATCCGACAGAAGGTGAAGGCTGATCGGAAGATGAAGTTGTTAGAGAAGAAGTACAAGTTTAACAATCATGTTCATATCAAGAATCTGTGA
- the LOC112563272 gene encoding peroxisomal sarcosine oxidase-like, producing the protein MSAAQNQFDVIVIGAGVEGSSSAYSLAKGGQRTLLLEQFPLPHSRGSSHGQSRITRYSYDQPFYTHMMLDAYPLWSTLENEAGVSLYKQCGTLILSEPGSEVLRAVESSLRQHSVPFQTLSPEELQTRYPMMSYSKSRAAILDPKGGILRAERAVAAYQSVFKRNGGVVRDSEKVICITPGASQVSVQTTRGTYLGRSVVIAAGPWADQLLRPLGLELPLRPKRVAVLYWQETEKGIYSSDTFPCMIDEAVSPNFYALPSEEYPGYVKVALHTGPDTDPDKRDQVGDTWVRETVAAYIRKHLPKLSDMPGILETCMYTNTPDDNPIIDRHPKWKNIIVAAGFSGHGFKLAPAVGKAVRELVTGSPSSYNMMPFRINRFGSTSKL; encoded by the exons ATGTCGGCGGCTCAGAATCAGtttgatgtcatcgtcatcGGGGCGGGGGTGGAGGGCAGCTCCTCGGCCTACAGTCTGGCCAAAGGTGGACAGCGGACACTGCTGCTGGAACAG TTCCCGCTGCCCCACAGCCGCGGCAGCTCTCATGGCCAGAGCCGCATCACGCGCTACTCTTACGACCAGCCCTTCTACACCCACATGATGCTGGACGCCTACCCCTTGTGGAGCACACTGGAGAATGAGGCGGGTGTCAGCCTGTACAA GCAATGCGGAACCCTTATTTTGAGTGAGCCAGGTAGCGAGGTCCTCAGGGCTGTCGAGTCATCCCTCAGGCAACACAGCGTACCCTTCCAGACCTTATCGCCAGAAGAGCTACAGACACGATATCCCATGATGAGTTACTCTAAAAGTCGTGCTGCCATTTTGGATCCAAAGGGAGGCATTCTTCGAGCAGAAAGAGCTGTTGCCGCTTATCAG AGCGTGTTCAAGAGAAACGGAGGAGTGGTCAGAGATAGTGAGAAAGTGATATGCATCACCCCGGGTGCATCTCAGGTGTCGGTACAAACAACAAGGGGGACCTACCTGGGGCGCAGTGTCGTCATCGCTGCTGGCCCCTGGGCGGATCAGCTTCTGCGACCTCTAGGGCTAGAGCTGCCCCTCAGG ccgaAGCGCGTTGCTGTGCTTTACTGGCAAGAAACCGAAAAAGGCATTTATTCCAGTGACACCTTCCCATGTATGATCGACGAGGCAGTGTCACCGAACTTCTATGCCTTACCCAGCGAGGAGTACCCTGGGTATGTCAAG GTAGCCCTTCACACCGGCCCTGATACAGACCCCGATAAAAGAGATCAGGTAGGCGACACCTGGGTACGGGAAACCGTCGCTGCTTACATCCGCAAACATCTGCCAAAACTTAGCGACATGCCTGGCATCCTTGAAACCTGCATGTATACA AACACCCCGGATGACAACCCTATCATCGACAGACACCCCAAGTGGAAGAATATCATCGTTGCTGCTGGATTTTCGG GTCACGGGTTCAAGCTGGCTCCGGCTGTAGGCAAGGCTGTACGCGAGCTGGTCACAGGTTCTCCCTCGTCCTACAACATGATGCCCTTCAGAATCAACCGCTTTGGGTCGACATCCAAGCTCTGA